One segment of Candidatus Babeliales bacterium DNA contains the following:
- a CDS encoding isoprenylcysteine carboxylmethyltransferase family protein, with amino-acid sequence MNRFVSFLINFGIAFFGLILGPYFIVLLNKKLHLNTVNNILLTDLGISFILLGAILFVYCFGLFLLGGLGNPLMTEPPKDFIEKNIYSYSRNPMYFGYMVILLGESLYVGSFLLYCYFFLIVLLLHYYVIYIEEPLLIRKFGFRYKQYMERVPRWVLKI; translated from the coding sequence GTGAATCGATTTGTTTCATTTCTAATTAATTTTGGAATTGCTTTTTTTGGATTAATTCTTGGTCCTTATTTTATTGTTCTACTGAATAAGAAATTACATTTAAATACCGTAAACAATATATTACTTACTGATTTAGGGATAAGTTTTATTTTATTAGGAGCAATTCTTTTTGTTTATTGTTTCGGACTTTTTTTATTGGGAGGACTAGGCAATCCTTTGATGACTGAGCCACCAAAAGATTTTATTGAAAAAAATATATATTCTTATTCACGAAATCCCATGTATTTCGGTTATATGGTCATTCTTTTAGGAGAATCATTATATGTAGGTTCTTTTCTTTTGTATTGTTATTTTTTTTTAATAGTATTGTTATTACATTACTACGTTATTTATATAGAAGAGCCATTATTAATCAGAAAATTTGGATTTCGCTATAAGCAATATATGGAGCGTGTTCCAAGGT